The Lutibacter sp. Hel_I_33_5 genome has a window encoding:
- a CDS encoding LytTR family DNA-binding domain-containing protein, with amino-acid sequence MFFISFISLFLDFYSFYQFKELQANSNKVIIKCNKKSGDLITLYKSAILFFESNKTDLKIFFKENETIRELQIKKKLKTIEANFCNPEFGFYKCHKSFIINLSKITEIQGNSRAGKVTLENNFSIPVSRNKVSDLKNILSS; translated from the coding sequence ATGTTTTTTATTAGCTTTATTAGTCTGTTTTTAGATTTCTACTCTTTCTATCAATTTAAAGAACTACAGGCAAATAGTAATAAAGTTATAATTAAATGCAATAAAAAATCTGGGGACTTAATTACATTATATAAAAGTGCTATTTTATTTTTTGAATCTAACAAAACAGATTTAAAAATATTTTTTAAGGAAAATGAAACGATAAGAGAATTGCAAATAAAAAAGAAACTTAAAACTATAGAAGCAAATTTTTGCAATCCAGAATTTGGTTTTTACAAATGCCATAAGTCATTTATTATTAACTTATCTAAAATAACTGAAATTCAAGGAAATTCTAGAGCTGGAAAAGTTACGTTAGAAAACAATTTTTCTATACCAGTTTCAAGAAATAAAGTATCTGATTTAAAAAATATACTAAGTTCTTAA
- a CDS encoding PfkB family carbohydrate kinase produces MSKLLAVGTVAFDAIETPFGKTDKILGGSGTFVGLAASQFGVETGVVSVVGGDFPDSYLEMMNSKGINTDGIEIIKEGKTFFWSGKYHNDMNSRDTLITELNVLETFQPIVPAHFKDAGIVMLGNLHPLTQASVLDQMTTSPKLVVLDTMNFWMDIALADLHTVLKRVDVITINDEEARQLSGEYSLVNAAKKIHEMGPKYVVIKKGEHGALLFNDDKMFFAPALPLASVFDPTGAGDTFAGGFCGYLAKTEDISFDNMKRAIIHGSNLASFSVEKFGTQRMEELTEDEVKNRLQAFKEITQFDIEIS; encoded by the coding sequence ATGAGTAAATTATTAGCTGTTGGTACTGTTGCGTTTGATGCAATTGAAACTCCTTTCGGGAAAACCGATAAAATTTTAGGTGGTTCTGGAACCTTTGTTGGTTTAGCTGCAAGTCAGTTTGGAGTAGAAACCGGTGTTGTTTCTGTAGTTGGTGGAGATTTCCCAGACTCTTATTTAGAAATGATGAATTCTAAAGGAATCAATACTGATGGTATTGAAATCATAAAAGAAGGGAAAACATTTTTCTGGAGCGGAAAATATCACAACGACATGAATTCTCGTGATACGTTAATCACAGAATTAAATGTTTTAGAAACATTTCAACCAATTGTACCTGCTCATTTTAAAGATGCCGGAATAGTAATGTTAGGAAATTTACATCCATTAACACAAGCATCTGTTTTAGATCAAATGACAACATCACCAAAATTAGTAGTCTTAGATACTATGAATTTTTGGATGGATATCGCTTTAGCAGATTTACACACCGTTTTAAAACGTGTAGATGTCATCACAATTAATGATGAGGAAGCGCGTCAACTTTCTGGAGAATATTCTTTGGTAAATGCTGCCAAAAAAATCCATGAAATGGGACCAAAATATGTAGTGATTAAAAAAGGAGAACACGGAGCATTATTATTTAATGATGATAAAATGTTTTTTGCACCTGCTTTACCTTTAGCATCAGTTTTTGATCCTACGGGAGCTGGAGATACTTTTGCTGGTGGTTTCTGTGGATATTTAGCCAAAACAGAAGATATTTCTTTTGACAATATGAAAAGAGCAATAATTCATGGTTCTAACCTCGCCTCATTTAGTGTCGAAAAGTTTGGAACACAGCGAATGGAGGAGCTAACCGAAGATGAAGTGAAAAATCGCTTGCAAGCGTTTAAAGAAATAACACAATTTGATATTGAAATCTCATAA
- a CDS encoding sensor histidine kinase yields MKKIHYILLFLISFSINSQNNISNIDSLLYEVKKTKEDTLILKTYAKIGFKTIFTNKEKANKVIIEGKNYAKTVKNTHWIAELDNIHGVYYAVNEKYDSARFYYKKSLELSKKHKFKKIESKCVNNLGLAYWNLGEFDTALNYFFESLKIDEEFEDEKSSISALGNIGLIYQEMNQYKKGLEYQIKVYKIRKKYKDFNGLPISLNNIGICYRSLKKYDSAIEAFLEGIEYAKKSNNLLTLSKLYSNLANTYQNINQNKKSIEVRLESLKILKKFGEINKEYMFSYSGLVSSYNRINNLKKAKENSKKAFEILEQTPHLKNYSLTLLLETAETNFRIGNIVKGRKNFEEYNKIKDSIFSKKRSNSIADMEIKYKSEKKEKELLQTRTEKAETELALSRTKNWIYILLGSLGLLGMLFFGVNQRNKRKNQEKILKEKERGLKAMIDAQETERSRIARELHDGVVQQIGSIILKSRNYFSKSNLSDNKEPKELLESLENSNQDLRNISHQMMPRALKELGILPALNDLLEGSLSFSNIKYSLEHFNIDERLPEKIEITIYRITQELINNILKHSKASEVSVQLFNANNSVILIVEDDGVGFESKKSKKGIGLLNISSRLDMVNGNVNFEPSPKSGTLVTIKIPL; encoded by the coding sequence ATGAAAAAGATACATTATATACTTCTATTCCTGATTTCTTTTTCAATTAACTCACAAAATAATATTTCAAATATTGATAGTTTACTTTATGAAGTAAAAAAAACAAAAGAAGACACATTAATTTTAAAAACCTATGCTAAAATAGGGTTTAAAACTATTTTCACTAATAAAGAAAAGGCAAATAAGGTAATTATTGAGGGAAAGAATTATGCTAAAACAGTAAAAAACACACATTGGATTGCAGAATTAGATAATATTCATGGTGTTTATTATGCTGTCAATGAAAAATATGACTCTGCCCGTTTTTACTATAAAAAATCTCTAGAACTTTCTAAAAAACATAAGTTTAAAAAAATTGAATCTAAATGTGTTAATAATTTAGGTTTAGCGTATTGGAATTTAGGTGAATTTGATACAGCTCTTAATTATTTTTTTGAGTCTTTAAAAATTGATGAAGAATTTGAAGATGAGAAAAGCTCAATATCAGCTTTAGGTAATATTGGTCTTATCTATCAAGAGATGAATCAATATAAAAAAGGGCTAGAATATCAAATAAAGGTTTATAAAATAAGAAAAAAATATAAAGATTTTAATGGGCTTCCTATTTCTTTGAATAATATAGGTATTTGTTATAGAAGTTTAAAAAAATATGACTCTGCAATAGAAGCGTTTCTTGAAGGTATAGAGTATGCAAAGAAATCAAATAATTTACTAACTCTATCTAAACTCTATTCTAATTTAGCAAACACTTACCAGAATATTAATCAAAATAAAAAAAGCATAGAAGTTCGCCTTGAGTCACTTAAAATCCTAAAAAAATTTGGTGAAATTAATAAGGAATATATGTTTTCATATTCAGGGTTAGTTTCAAGTTATAATAGAATTAATAACTTAAAAAAAGCAAAGGAGAACTCAAAAAAAGCTTTTGAAATTTTAGAACAAACCCCTCATCTAAAAAATTATTCTTTAACATTACTACTTGAAACTGCAGAAACAAATTTTAGAATAGGAAATATTGTTAAAGGAAGAAAAAATTTTGAAGAATATAATAAAATTAAAGATTCTATCTTTTCTAAAAAAAGATCAAATTCCATAGCAGATATGGAAATAAAATATAAATCAGAAAAAAAAGAAAAAGAATTATTACAAACTAGAACTGAAAAAGCAGAAACAGAACTTGCTTTATCTAGAACTAAAAATTGGATTTATATATTATTAGGGAGTTTAGGATTATTAGGAATGTTATTTTTTGGCGTTAATCAAAGAAATAAAAGAAAAAATCAAGAAAAAATATTAAAAGAAAAAGAACGTGGATTAAAAGCAATGATAGATGCTCAAGAAACAGAAAGAAGCAGAATTGCTAGAGAATTACATGATGGAGTAGTTCAACAAATTGGGAGTATTATTTTAAAATCTAGAAACTACTTTTCTAAATCAAATTTATCAGATAATAAAGAGCCTAAAGAATTATTAGAAAGTTTAGAAAATTCTAATCAAGATTTAAGAAATATTTCTCATCAAATGATGCCTAGAGCATTAAAAGAGTTAGGAATATTACCAGCTTTAAATGATTTATTAGAAGGGAGTTTATCTTTTTCAAATATAAAATATAGCTTAGAACATTTTAATATAGATGAACGATTACCAGAAAAAATAGAAATTACAATTTATAGAATTACTCAAGAACTTATTAATAATATTTTAAAACATAGTAAAGCCTCAGAAGTTAGTGTGCAGTTATTTAATGCAAATAATTCGGTCATTTTGATTGTAGAAGATGATGGTGTTGGCTTTGAATCTAAAAAGAGTAAAAAAGGCATTGGATTGTTAAATATTTCTAGCAGATTAGACATGGTTAATGGAAATGTAAATTTTGAACCAAGTCCTAAAAGTGGTACTTTAGTAACTATAAAAATTCCTTTATAA
- a CDS encoding DUF59 domain-containing protein, translating into MTDKELEEIGDKIVNVLKTIYDPEIPVDIYELGLIYDVFVSEENNAKILMTLTSPNCPVAESLPRDVEDKVKSLKQINDCEVEITFDPTWTQEMMSEEAKLELGML; encoded by the coding sequence ATGACAGACAAAGAATTAGAAGAGATAGGAGATAAGATAGTAAATGTTTTAAAAACAATTTACGATCCAGAAATTCCAGTTGATATTTATGAGTTGGGTTTAATTTATGATGTTTTTGTTTCAGAAGAAAACAATGCAAAAATATTAATGACGTTAACCTCTCCAAATTGTCCAGTTGCAGAATCATTACCAAGAGATGTAGAAGACAAAGTGAAATCGTTGAAGCAAATTAATGATTGTGAGGTGGAAATTACTTTCGATCCTACTTGGACGCAAGAAATGATGAGCGAAGAAGCAAAACTAGAATTAGGAATGCTGTAA
- a CDS encoding response regulator transcription factor, with protein sequence MPIKILIADDHPLIAEGIKNTFENQLDFEVVSVVNNGQEAIEFIQQHLVDIALLDINMPVMDGIECAKKIISGFKDVKVAMLSMYQEPSIIKNLIEIGVKGYMLKTIPSDELLLAIKNIYNGKEYFNADVTKALITDDSSSTFIKYSKKSPLLEELTSREKEIVKFISQGLTNAQIGEKLFISPRTVDTHRTNVMKKLDIHNVASLIRFAFKNGLAS encoded by the coding sequence ATGCCTATTAAAATACTCATTGCAGATGATCATCCTTTAATTGCAGAAGGAATAAAAAACACTTTCGAAAATCAACTTGATTTTGAAGTAGTTTCTGTGGTTAATAATGGACAAGAAGCTATAGAATTTATCCAACAACATTTAGTAGATATAGCATTATTAGATATTAACATGCCAGTAATGGATGGAATTGAATGTGCAAAAAAAATCATCTCAGGATTTAAAGATGTAAAAGTTGCGATGCTTTCTATGTATCAAGAACCTTCAATTATTAAAAATTTAATAGAAATTGGCGTAAAAGGGTATATGCTTAAAACCATTCCAAGTGATGAATTATTATTAGCTATAAAAAACATCTATAATGGAAAAGAATACTTTAATGCAGATGTAACAAAAGCATTAATCACTGATGATTCATCTTCAACTTTTATTAAATATTCAAAGAAGTCTCCACTTTTAGAAGAATTAACTTCTAGGGAAAAAGAAATTGTTAAGTTTATATCACAAGGATTAACTAATGCCCAAATAGGTGAAAAATTATTTATTAGCCCAAGAACAGTAGACACACATAGAACTAATGTTATGAAAAAATTAGACATCCATAATGTAGCTTCATTAATACGTTTTGCATTTAAAAATGGTCTAGCTTCATAA
- a CDS encoding DUF2480 family protein: MEKEIINRVANSKLKTFDLEEIYPEGKRVVFDIKDWLFEEIILKEQDFRDSVKNHDWSQYNKSFVAVTCSVDAIIPSWAFMLVASELIPHANKVVIGGLELLETVLYQELIGFLDFKDFIDKPVIIKGCAEKPIPATAFSLLIEKLQPIAKSIMFGEACSTVPLFKRNS; the protein is encoded by the coding sequence ATGGAAAAAGAAATAATCAATAGAGTTGCAAATAGCAAATTAAAGACATTTGACCTTGAGGAAATTTATCCTGAAGGAAAACGTGTTGTTTTTGATATTAAAGATTGGTTATTTGAAGAAATCATTTTAAAAGAACAAGATTTTAGAGATTCAGTAAAAAATCATGATTGGTCTCAATATAATAAGTCTTTTGTAGCTGTTACTTGTTCTGTAGATGCTATCATTCCATCCTGGGCATTTATGTTAGTAGCTTCTGAATTAATACCACATGCAAATAAAGTAGTTATTGGTGGTTTAGAGTTGTTAGAAACTGTTTTATATCAAGAACTTATAGGTTTCTTAGATTTTAAAGACTTTATAGATAAACCAGTTATTATTAAAGGTTGTGCAGAGAAGCCAATACCTGCAACAGCTTTCTCATTATTAATAGAAAAATTACAACCGATAGCAAAATCGATTATGTTTGGAGAGGCTTGTTCTACAGTGCCTTTATTTAAAAGAAATTCTTAA
- a CDS encoding F0F1 ATP synthase subunit epsilon, with amino-acid sequence MFLEIVTPEAILFSSEVVSIYVPGVNGEFEMLNNHAPVVSILKEGTIKIESENFKVDDKFASKFSKTADGKISFSINSGTLELNDNKAIILAD; translated from the coding sequence ATGTTTTTAGAAATTGTAACACCAGAAGCAATATTATTTTCATCAGAAGTAGTATCTATTTATGTACCAGGTGTAAATGGTGAGTTTGAAATGTTAAATAATCACGCACCAGTTGTTTCTATTTTAAAAGAAGGAACAATTAAAATAGAATCAGAAAACTTTAAAGTTGATGATAAATTTGCTAGCAAATTTTCTAAAACAGCTGATGGTAAAATTAGTTTTTCCATTAATTCTGGGACATTAGAATTAAATGATAATAAAGCAATAATATTGGCTGATTAA
- a CDS encoding amidophosphoribosyltransferase: MSDAIKHECGIALVRLKKPLQFYKDKYGTAFYGINKMYLLMEKQHNRGQDGAGFASVKFNVEPGTRYVSRVRSNKSQPIQDIFGQINARLNGVLEENPSKKDDVLWQEQNMPYVGNLFLGHVRYGTFGKNSIESVHPFLRQSNWKHQSLIVAGNFNMTNSKQLLEELVELGQHPKEFTDTVTVMEKIGHFLEDEVAKLYLDAKEEGFSKKDASPYIEENLDLQNVLKRSSKNWDGGYAMAGLVGHGDAFVLRDPNGIRPTYFYEDDEVVVVASERPVIQTVFNVTIDKVQELDRGHALIIKKSGATSVLPVLDQKENKACSFERIYFSRGSDAGIYEERKNLGKLVFPLILKSINNDITNSVFSYIPNTAETSFYGMTEAAEDILNQQKTAKILDGGGKLSASRVTEILSERPRFEKIAIKDAKLRTFIADDSSRDDLVEHVYDITYGVVKPTDNLVIIDDSIVRGTTLKKSIIKILDRLQPKKIVVVSSAPQIRYPDCYGIDMARIGDFIAFKAAIELLKETNQYTIVEEVYKKSKAQQSNEDKDIVNFVKEIYAPFSNEEISAKIAQMLKTSEINAEVEVIYQTVDNLHIACPDNLGDWYFTGDYPTDGGHRVVNEAFINFYEGNNKRAY; this comes from the coding sequence ATGAGTGACGCCATTAAACACGAATGCGGAATTGCACTAGTTAGATTAAAAAAACCATTACAGTTTTATAAAGACAAATATGGTACTGCTTTTTACGGAATTAACAAAATGTATTTGTTAATGGAAAAGCAGCATAATCGTGGGCAAGATGGTGCTGGTTTTGCAAGTGTAAAGTTTAATGTTGAACCTGGTACACGTTATGTTAGTCGAGTACGTTCTAACAAATCGCAACCTATACAGGATATTTTCGGGCAAATTAATGCTCGATTAAATGGTGTTTTAGAAGAAAATCCATCAAAAAAAGATGATGTATTATGGCAAGAACAAAACATGCCATATGTAGGGAATTTGTTTTTGGGTCATGTGCGTTATGGAACCTTTGGTAAAAATAGCATAGAAAGTGTACATCCATTTTTACGTCAAAGCAATTGGAAACATCAAAGTTTAATTGTTGCTGGTAATTTTAATATGACAAATTCTAAGCAATTATTAGAAGAATTGGTAGAATTGGGTCAACATCCAAAAGAATTTACCGATACGGTAACGGTGATGGAGAAAATTGGCCATTTCTTAGAAGATGAAGTAGCTAAATTATATTTAGATGCTAAAGAAGAAGGTTTTAGCAAAAAAGATGCATCACCATATATCGAAGAAAATTTAGACTTACAAAATGTACTTAAAAGATCTTCAAAAAACTGGGATGGTGGCTATGCAATGGCAGGTTTAGTTGGTCATGGAGACGCTTTTGTATTACGTGATCCAAACGGAATTAGACCAACTTATTTTTATGAAGATGATGAGGTTGTTGTTGTAGCATCAGAAAGACCAGTAATTCAAACCGTTTTTAATGTTACTATTGATAAAGTACAAGAACTAGACAGAGGTCATGCTTTAATTATTAAGAAAAGTGGTGCAACAAGTGTGTTACCAGTATTGGATCAGAAAGAAAACAAAGCCTGTTCTTTTGAACGAATTTATTTTTCTAGAGGATCAGATGCCGGAATCTATGAAGAGCGTAAAAACCTTGGTAAATTAGTTTTCCCTTTGATTTTAAAGTCGATTAATAACGATATTACAAATTCTGTTTTTTCTTACATCCCAAATACTGCAGAAACGTCTTTTTATGGAATGACGGAAGCTGCTGAAGATATTTTAAATCAACAAAAAACAGCTAAAATATTAGATGGTGGTGGAAAATTATCGGCATCGAGAGTTACAGAAATTTTATCTGAAAGACCACGTTTCGAAAAAATTGCAATTAAAGACGCAAAATTAAGAACATTTATTGCTGATGATAGCTCTAGAGATGATTTAGTTGAGCATGTTTACGATATTACGTATGGTGTTGTAAAACCTACCGATAACCTTGTCATTATTGATGATAGTATTGTACGTGGAACTACACTTAAGAAGAGTATCATTAAAATTTTAGATCGATTACAACCTAAGAAAATAGTTGTTGTTTCTTCTGCGCCACAAATTAGATATCCAGATTGTTACGGAATTGATATGGCGAGAATTGGTGATTTTATTGCTTTTAAAGCTGCAATTGAACTACTAAAAGAAACCAATCAATATACTATAGTTGAAGAAGTTTATAAGAAATCTAAAGCCCAACAATCTAATGAGGATAAAGACATAGTAAATTTTGTAAAAGAAATTTATGCTCCTTTTAGTAATGAAGAGATTTCTGCTAAAATTGCACAGATGCTAAAAACTTCAGAAATAAATGCTGAAGTTGAAGTTATTTATCAAACCGTAGATAATTTACACATTGCTTGTCCAGATAATTTAGGGGATTGGTATTTTACTGGAGATTACCCTACTGATGGTGGTCATAGAGTTGTAAATGAAGCGTTTATTAATTTCTATGAAGGGAATAACAAGCGTGCTTATTAA
- a CDS encoding ELWxxDGT repeat protein, protein MKKIILSLFTFITIYTFSQEPVLVRHDYPGSDRHNKGNFRNLRAVGNTLFFVTDDGVHGSELFKSDGTEAGTLLVKDIYQGKSKSSPSVLMNFNNQLFFYAYTGSVNGVNLWKSDGTEAGTVKVASIKEASGNSLHASYLVIDNTLFLESSTSRGDSYGLWKTDGTETGTLLVKAFNRIPGISNSLNSFTAFKNKIYFTAYDSLKGVELWVSDGTEAGTIMLKDIMPGDGESHSGVGGLTVVGNELFFAANDGVNGSELWKTDGTEAGTIMVKDIKPGDSGSSLNYLRNVNGTLYFSANDGTHGQELWKSNGTEAGTVLIKDIIVGTVNFKSGSAPKDLIAAGNTLYFIADDGVHGSELWKSNGTETGTVLIKDTFPGKLGGASNNTVVAYNNYVFFKGTDTNGQEPWISDGTEAGTKMLKDTNLNNTTYAKYFDTKLYIGRGTITDNGNFYFLSFDGVNGTEPSLWKLDLNTLSVKNELKTDLTNVSIYPNPASNNLNIEVDNQQIKSVKIFNLLGKEVMQKSINNSSLKNINISQLTKGMYVIQLKTADNSFTRKFIKQ, encoded by the coding sequence ATGAAGAAAATTATACTATCATTATTCACATTTATAACAATTTACACTTTTTCTCAAGAACCAGTTTTAGTAAGGCATGATTATCCAGGAAGTGACAGACATAACAAAGGTAATTTTAGAAACTTAAGAGCAGTAGGTAATACATTATTTTTTGTAACAGATGATGGTGTTCATGGCTCAGAATTATTTAAATCTGATGGTACAGAAGCTGGTACTCTTTTAGTTAAAGATATTTATCAAGGAAAATCTAAAAGTAGTCCTAGCGTTTTAATGAATTTTAACAATCAATTATTTTTCTACGCCTATACAGGTAGTGTTAATGGTGTAAATCTGTGGAAATCTGATGGTACAGAAGCAGGTACGGTAAAAGTAGCTTCAATAAAAGAAGCCTCTGGCAATAGCCTTCATGCTAGTTATCTAGTTATCGATAATACATTATTCTTAGAATCAAGTACGTCTAGAGGAGATTCTTATGGTCTTTGGAAAACTGACGGCACAGAAACTGGTACTTTATTGGTAAAAGCTTTTAACAGGATTCCCGGTATAAGTAATAGTTTAAATAGTTTTACTGCCTTTAAAAATAAAATATACTTTACTGCTTATGATAGTTTAAAAGGAGTAGAATTATGGGTTTCTGATGGTACAGAAGCAGGTACTATTATGTTAAAAGATATTATGCCAGGTGATGGAGAAAGTCATAGTGGCGTGGGAGGGTTGACAGTTGTGGGTAATGAACTTTTTTTTGCTGCTAATGATGGTGTTAATGGTTCTGAACTATGGAAAACAGATGGTACAGAAGCTGGAACTATAATGGTGAAAGATATAAAACCTGGAGATTCAGGATCTAGTCTAAATTACCTTAGAAATGTAAATGGTACTTTATATTTTAGTGCAAATGATGGTACACATGGTCAAGAATTGTGGAAGTCTAATGGTACAGAAGCTGGAACAGTATTGATTAAAGATATTATAGTAGGTACGGTTAATTTTAAATCAGGGAGTGCCCCTAAGGATCTAATAGCAGCTGGTAATACACTTTACTTCATAGCTGATGATGGTGTTCATGGTTCAGAATTATGGAAGTCAAATGGTACCGAAACAGGTACAGTTTTAATTAAAGATACTTTTCCAGGTAAATTAGGTGGAGCTAGTAATAATACTGTAGTTGCGTATAATAATTATGTCTTTTTTAAAGGGACTGATACAAATGGACAAGAACCATGGATAAGTGATGGTACAGAAGCTGGTACAAAAATGTTAAAAGACACCAATCTAAATAATACAACATATGCAAAATACTTTGACACTAAATTATATATTGGTAGAGGTACAATTACAGATAATGGCAATTTTTATTTCTTATCTTTTGATGGTGTAAATGGAACAGAACCTAGCCTGTGGAAATTAGATTTGAACACACTTTCCGTAAAAAATGAATTAAAAACTGATTTAACAAATGTTAGCATTTATCCAAACCCAGCATCAAATAATTTAAATATAGAGGTTGATAATCAACAAATAAAATCTGTAAAAATCTTTAATTTATTAGGTAAAGAAGTGATGCAAAAATCAATAAATAATTCTTCATTAAAAAACATAAATATTTCTCAGTTAACCAAAGGAATGTATGTTATTCAATTAAAAACAGCAGACAATTCTTTTACAAGAAAATTTATTAAACAGTAA
- a CDS encoding SufE family protein, protein MTIKEIQEEIIDEFSMFDDWMDRYEYLIDLGKSLPIINEEHKLDENLIKGCQSKVWLHSHLQEDSLFFTADSDAILTKGIVALLLRVFSDQKPVDILEANTDFIDKIGLKEHLSPTRANGLVSMVKQIKMYAIAQQARV, encoded by the coding sequence ATGACTATCAAAGAAATACAAGAAGAAATTATTGATGAGTTTTCTATGTTTGATGACTGGATGGATCGATATGAATATCTGATTGATCTTGGTAAATCTTTACCCATTATAAATGAAGAACATAAACTAGATGAAAACCTAATAAAAGGATGTCAATCTAAAGTGTGGTTACATTCTCATTTACAGGAAGATAGTTTATTTTTTACGGCAGATAGTGATGCTATTTTAACAAAAGGAATTGTAGCGTTATTATTGCGTGTTTTTTCCGACCAAAAACCTGTAGATATTTTAGAAGCAAATACTGATTTTATTGATAAAATTGGCTTAAAAGAACATTTGAGTCCTACAAGAGCAAACGGATTAGTTTCTATGGTAAAACAAATAAAAATGTATGCTATTGCTCAACAAGCAAGAGTGTAA
- the atpD gene encoding F0F1 ATP synthase subunit beta, producing MSTITGKVSQIIGPVIDVEFNTENGELPKIYDSLEIKKADGSILVLEVQQHIGEDTVRTISMDATDGLSRGVEVIATGNPIQMPIGNDIYGRLFNVTGDAIDGLGNLNKVGDDGLSIHRAAPKFEDLSVSTEVLFTGIKVIDLIEPYAKGGKIGLFGGAGVGKTVLIQELINNIAKGHGGLSVFAGVGERTREGNDLLREMLESGIIKYGDDFMHSMEEGGWDLSKVDKPGMRDSKATFVFGQMNEPPGARARVALSGLTIAEYFRDGAGEAQGKDVLFFVDNIFRFTQAGSEVSALLGRMPSAVGYQPTLATEMGAMQERITSTKKGSITSVQAVYVPADDLTDPAPATTFAHLDATTVLSRKIAELGIYPAVDPLDSTSRILTADILGDEHYDTAQRVKEILQRYKELQDIIAILGMEELSEEDKLVVHRARRVQRFLSQPFHVAEQFTGIPGVLVDIKDTIKGFNMIMDGELDKYPEAAFNLRGSIQDAIDAGEKMLAEA from the coding sequence ATGTCTACAATAACAGGTAAAGTTTCTCAAATTATTGGTCCAGTTATCGATGTTGAGTTTAATACAGAAAATGGAGAGCTTCCAAAAATTTACGATTCTTTAGAAATTAAAAAAGCTGATGGCTCAATTTTAGTTTTAGAAGTTCAACAACATATTGGTGAAGACACTGTTAGAACAATTTCTATGGATGCTACCGATGGTTTAAGTAGAGGTGTAGAAGTTATTGCTACAGGTAATCCAATTCAGATGCCAATAGGAAATGATATCTATGGACGTTTATTTAATGTTACTGGAGATGCGATTGATGGTTTAGGAAATTTAAATAAAGTTGGTGATGATGGTTTGTCAATCCACAGAGCTGCGCCTAAATTTGAAGACTTATCTGTATCTACAGAAGTTTTATTTACAGGAATTAAAGTAATCGATTTAATTGAACCTTATGCAAAAGGAGGTAAAATTGGATTATTTGGTGGAGCTGGAGTAGGTAAAACAGTATTGATTCAAGAATTAATTAATAACATTGCAAAAGGGCACGGAGGATTATCTGTGTTTGCAGGAGTAGGTGAAAGAACTCGTGAAGGAAATGATTTACTTCGTGAAATGTTAGAATCTGGAATTATCAAATATGGTGATGACTTTATGCATTCTATGGAAGAAGGCGGATGGGATTTATCAAAAGTTGATAAACCTGGAATGAGAGACTCTAAAGCAACGTTTGTATTTGGTCAAATGAATGAACCACCTGGAGCACGTGCACGTGTTGCATTATCAGGTTTAACTATTGCTGAGTATTTTAGAGATGGAGCTGGAGAAGCACAAGGAAAAGATGTACTTTTCTTTGTAGATAATATTTTTAGATTTACACAAGCAGGTTCAGAGGTTTCTGCCTTATTAGGACGTATGCCATCTGCGGTAGGTTATCAACCAACATTAGCAACAGAAATGGGTGCGATGCAAGAACGTATTACATCAACTAAAAAAGGTTCTATTACTTCTGTGCAGGCAGTTTATGTACCTGCGGATGATTTAACAGATCCAGCGCCAGCAACAACATTTGCGCATTTAGATGCAACAACAGTATTATCTCGTAAGATTGCTGAGCTAGGTATTTATCCTGCGGTAGATCCTTTAGATTCTACATCAAGAATTTTAACAGCAGATATTTTAGGTGATGAACATTATGATACAGCACAAAGAGTAAAAGAAATTTTACAACGTTATAAAGAATTACAAGATATTATTGCCATCTTGGGTATGGAAGAATTATCTGAAGAAGATAAGTTAGTAGTACACCGAGCTAGACGTGTACAACGTTTCTTATCACAACCTTTCCATGTAGCTGAGCAATTTACAGGTATACCTGGTGTCTTAGTTGATATTAAAGACACTATTAAAGGATTTAATATGATTATGGATGGTGAGTTAGATAAATACCCTGAAGCTGCTTTTAACTTAAGAGGGTCTATTCAAGATGCAATTGATGCAGGAGAAAAAATGTTAGCAGAAGCATAA